A region of Streptomyces sp. NBC_01788 DNA encodes the following proteins:
- a CDS encoding maleylpyruvate isomerase family mycothiol-dependent enzyme — MTESLEYSALLQLIDERSAAFRSAVAAAPSLDAPVPSCPEWTLFDLVQHLGTGQRWWAAIVAAGPAEAPPAKDAAEVPRELEALLAWYAESNELLLSALREAGPERECWAWWSAGVSPANAWGVARRRVHEVLVHTYDAQLAAGAVQPMPADVAIDGVAEFLDTCNSTPAAWPHEAATIHYHATEGRSWLLALDGTGAWPAPLTDDAAPASASATGTAEQLLLFVWGRLTLSDLEIEGDQQVFEQLIAWEPEE; from the coding sequence AGAGAGTCTTGAGTATTCCGCCCTGCTGCAACTGATCGACGAGCGGTCGGCCGCGTTCCGGAGTGCGGTTGCCGCCGCGCCCAGCCTTGACGCGCCGGTGCCGTCCTGCCCCGAGTGGACGTTGTTCGATCTGGTGCAGCACCTGGGTACGGGCCAGCGCTGGTGGGCCGCGATCGTCGCCGCGGGCCCGGCCGAGGCTCCGCCGGCCAAGGATGCCGCGGAGGTGCCGCGCGAGCTCGAGGCGCTGCTGGCCTGGTACGCCGAGTCGAACGAGCTGCTGCTGAGTGCGCTGCGCGAGGCCGGCCCGGAGCGCGAGTGCTGGGCGTGGTGGAGCGCCGGCGTGTCGCCGGCGAATGCCTGGGGCGTTGCCCGGCGCCGGGTGCACGAGGTGCTGGTGCACACCTACGACGCCCAGCTCGCCGCGGGCGCCGTGCAGCCGATGCCGGCGGACGTCGCGATCGACGGCGTGGCCGAGTTTCTCGACACCTGCAACTCGACCCCGGCGGCCTGGCCGCACGAGGCCGCCACCATCCACTACCACGCCACCGAGGGCCGCTCCTGGCTCCTCGCGCTGGACGGCACCGGCGCCTGGCCCGCACCCCTCACGGACGACGCCGCGCCCGCCTCCGCTTCGGCCACGGGCACGGCCGAGCAGCTGCTCCTTTTCGTCTGGGGCCGCCTCACGCTGAGCGACCTGGAGATCGAGGGCGACCAGCAGGTGTTCGAGCAGCTGATCGCCTGGGAGCCCGAGGAGTAA
- a CDS encoding DUF6228 family protein — protein sequence MIDYDHAGRPAVQVGNPGPALLLLSEPARPFEDGPTLDFLIKAHGPWGSIETSVATWGGDGLDTFLASLAEDFRGWEGARTWHSLSYDLTLSAEHRSGGHVELTWGIHDRAPSETWHFETATVYAAGEDMRTLAAEMHTFLASVA from the coding sequence GTGATCGACTACGACCATGCTGGCCGCCCTGCGGTCCAGGTGGGAAACCCCGGTCCCGCCCTTCTGCTCCTCTCGGAGCCGGCACGACCGTTTGAGGACGGACCAACGCTCGACTTCCTCATCAAGGCGCATGGGCCATGGGGAAGTATCGAGACCTCGGTGGCGACCTGGGGAGGCGACGGCCTCGATACCTTCCTCGCTTCTCTTGCCGAAGATTTCCGGGGTTGGGAAGGAGCGCGTACCTGGCACTCCCTCTCCTACGACCTGACCCTCTCGGCGGAGCACCGCTCCGGTGGTCACGTCGAACTGACCTGGGGTATCCACGACCGGGCACCGTCCGAGACCTGGCATTTCGAGACCGCCACGGTGTACGCGGCAGGTGAGGACATGCGGACTCTCGCCGCCGAGATGCACACGTTCCTTGCGAGCGTCGCGTAG
- a CDS encoding nucleoside deaminase has protein sequence MGHREHLAEAAQLATESVENGWGGPFGAVITHGDEVIARGQNRVLLTADPTAHGEVEAIRKAVQYLNPDAPTVSEDHQNEYTLELVPRPEGSPDILPERARMLQGCSIYTSGAPCPMCMSAIYWARIEAVYYSCDWKATQEIGFSDDFQYEDFQRPPDQRSISLQQMYPELGAQAYQTWQNKPNHHPY, from the coding sequence ATGGGACACAGGGAGCACCTGGCCGAAGCGGCGCAGTTGGCCACCGAATCGGTCGAGAACGGCTGGGGAGGCCCGTTCGGCGCGGTGATCACCCATGGTGACGAAGTGATCGCTCGCGGCCAGAACCGCGTGCTGCTCACGGCGGACCCGACCGCGCACGGCGAGGTGGAGGCCATACGCAAGGCCGTCCAGTACCTGAACCCGGATGCCCCCACGGTCTCGGAGGACCACCAGAACGAGTACACGCTGGAGTTGGTGCCCCGCCCCGAAGGGTCCCCGGACATCTTGCCGGAGCGTGCCCGCATGCTCCAGGGATGCTCGATCTACACCAGCGGCGCGCCCTGTCCCATGTGCATGAGCGCCATCTACTGGGCGCGAATCGAAGCCGTCTACTACAGCTGTGACTGGAAAGCCACCCAGGAGATCGGGTTCAGCGACGACTTCCAGTACGAGGACTTCCAGCGGCCGCCGGACCAACGGAGCATCAGCCTCCAGCAGATGTACCCCGAACTGGGCGCCCAGGCCTACCAGACCTGGCAGAACAAGCCGAACCACCACCCGTACTGA
- a CDS encoding antibiotic biosynthesis monooxygenase, giving the protein MSPRATPGSHDDSATVVISQKVRPGCEDDYRRWQDRTNEVAGEFEGFEGAEQYPPPSAEGNEWIVVFRFSHLDQLTAWMGSDTRRELLEQGRDLFEEAPTQEVLAGGTPVRDAVTAVISHDVRPDQERVFVSWQEKILSAQRKFPGFMGSELFRPVKGVQDKWVAVFRFDTRQHLDRWLESTTRRKLLDEGREAFVSYDVRKVGSAFGSWFRFEQGTEEGAPPNWKQAMSVVLALYPTVEILNLVVGPRLAALGLPGYVALFISNVLSVSILTWLLMPLVNRALAFWLMPGKARSLRIDVAGAALVAICWLAFVVIFGLTTG; this is encoded by the coding sequence GTGAGTCCTCGTGCAACTCCTGGCTCCCACGATGACAGCGCGACCGTGGTGATCTCGCAGAAGGTCCGGCCGGGATGCGAGGACGACTACCGTCGCTGGCAGGATCGGACCAACGAGGTCGCGGGTGAATTCGAGGGGTTCGAGGGCGCGGAGCAGTACCCTCCGCCCTCCGCCGAGGGAAACGAGTGGATCGTCGTCTTCCGCTTCTCCCATCTGGATCAGCTGACCGCGTGGATGGGCTCCGACACGCGCCGTGAACTCCTCGAACAGGGGCGCGACCTGTTCGAGGAGGCCCCCACGCAGGAAGTCCTCGCGGGCGGCACGCCCGTCCGCGACGCCGTCACCGCGGTGATCTCGCACGACGTGCGACCCGACCAGGAGCGGGTATTCGTGAGCTGGCAGGAGAAGATCCTGTCGGCTCAGCGGAAGTTCCCGGGCTTCATGGGCTCGGAGTTGTTCCGGCCCGTGAAGGGGGTCCAGGACAAGTGGGTCGCCGTCTTCCGCTTCGACACCCGTCAACACCTGGACAGGTGGCTCGAGTCCACCACTCGTCGAAAGCTCCTCGACGAAGGGCGGGAAGCCTTCGTCTCCTACGACGTGCGCAAGGTCGGATCCGCGTTCGGCAGCTGGTTCCGCTTCGAGCAGGGTACGGAAGAGGGCGCTCCGCCCAACTGGAAGCAGGCCATGTCCGTGGTGCTGGCCCTCTATCCCACCGTCGAGATCCTCAACCTCGTGGTGGGCCCCCGACTTGCCGCTCTCGGCCTGCCCGGATACGTCGCCCTGTTCATCTCGAACGTGTTGAGCGTGAGCATCCTGACCTGGCTGCTGATGCCGTTGGTGAACAGAGCCCTCGCCTTCTGGCTGATGCCCGGCAAGGCACGATCCCTGCGCATCGACGTGGCAGGTGCCGCACTGGTGGCGATCTGCTGGCTGGCATTCGTCGTGATCTTCGGCCTGACCACCGGCTGA
- a CDS encoding FAD-binding oxidoreductase, with amino-acid sequence MSEHTWRSRIEGTLRRRGDPDYETARTRALWNELKPDRYPDVIVHAACERDVQEALRPAVASGLRVAVRAGGHSWCDSPLRDGGVLLDLSGLNQWKIDADSATATVQPGVIGSRFAGELARRDLAFPAGHCPSVALGGYLLSGGLGWNSGLWGVGCASVLEITAVTADGEVLRCTEHEHPGLFWAARGAGPGFFAAVTSFRVRLQPRPTALATTSYTFPLTTVGPVADWATETERALPANVELSFLLAGEDVPGVTNGPRPKVVVVTATAFANSRGEAVDALRPLRNCPLKERPLTRRLDEPTSLAALYDASRNLWPEKHRYVADTLWSDEDYASLLTKLGDTFAKAPSGRSVVLAPFSPASQEDELLRNMAFSVLGESYVVPYAVWSDPAHDDVNVHWLRDAMRTVEPCGTGHYIAEADLTADPSRARRSFAAADWDRLQSLRAEYDPRSLFFSYLSA; translated from the coding sequence ATGAGCGAACACACTTGGCGCTCACGTATCGAAGGCACGCTCCGCCGCAGGGGCGACCCGGACTACGAGACCGCCCGTACGCGCGCGCTGTGGAACGAACTGAAGCCGGACCGGTACCCCGATGTGATCGTCCACGCGGCCTGCGAGCGGGACGTTCAGGAAGCCCTGAGGCCGGCCGTGGCCAGCGGACTGCGAGTCGCCGTACGCGCGGGCGGACACAGCTGGTGCGACTCACCCCTGCGGGACGGAGGCGTACTCCTCGACCTCTCAGGGCTCAACCAGTGGAAGATCGATGCCGACTCGGCCACGGCGACCGTGCAGCCAGGTGTCATCGGCAGCAGATTCGCGGGAGAGCTCGCCCGACGCGATCTCGCCTTCCCGGCAGGGCACTGCCCCTCCGTCGCTCTGGGCGGTTACCTCCTCAGCGGCGGCCTCGGCTGGAACTCCGGGCTGTGGGGAGTGGGCTGCGCGAGCGTCCTGGAGATCACCGCGGTGACGGCCGACGGTGAGGTGCTCAGGTGCACCGAACATGAGCATCCCGGCCTGTTCTGGGCGGCACGGGGAGCCGGACCCGGCTTCTTCGCCGCCGTCACCAGTTTCCGTGTCCGTCTGCAGCCGCGCCCGACCGCACTCGCCACAACCTCCTACACTTTTCCCCTCACGACGGTTGGCCCTGTGGCCGACTGGGCCACCGAAACGGAGCGTGCACTGCCCGCGAACGTGGAACTGTCCTTCCTGCTGGCCGGCGAGGACGTACCAGGCGTGACGAACGGACCGCGGCCCAAGGTGGTCGTCGTCACCGCCACCGCGTTCGCGAACTCGCGCGGTGAGGCCGTTGACGCCCTACGTCCGCTGCGGAACTGCCCTCTCAAAGAACGACCGTTGACCCGGCGACTCGACGAGCCGACATCTCTCGCCGCTCTCTACGACGCCTCAAGGAACCTGTGGCCCGAGAAGCACCGCTACGTGGCCGACACGCTGTGGTCGGACGAGGACTACGCCTCGCTCCTGACGAAGTTGGGCGACACGTTCGCCAAAGCCCCCTCCGGCAGGTCCGTCGTGCTGGCGCCCTTCTCACCGGCCTCGCAGGAGGACGAGTTGCTGCGGAACATGGCGTTCTCCGTGCTCGGAGAGAGCTATGTCGTGCCCTACGCCGTCTGGTCCGATCCCGCTCATGATGACGTCAACGTGCACTGGCTGCGCGACGCCATGCGCACGGTGGAGCCGTGCGGAACCGGCCACTACATCGCCGAGGCGGACCTGACCGCCGACCCGTCCCGTGCCAGGCGATCGTTCGCAGCCGCCGATTGGGATCGTCTGCAATCCTTGCGGGCGGAGTACGACCCGCGAAGTCTCTTCTTCTCCTACCTGTCCGCCTGA
- a CDS encoding LysM peptidoglycan-binding domain-containing protein produces MANVPASSPSAAPGPLHGTVTGAGKPLQGVQVTLFAGSRSGVRELGRARTDATGAFEIPYARTAAGVLYVEAAPADARRLRLRSVVAVGEGGAVPARTTSQVRVNELATVAATYALAQFSGQHGIDGPSPGLQNAAATALALADPVTGKPGGVVTDANNGNTNETLATLNTLANLVSLCVSDTTRCESLLRLATPPGGAAPRDTVQAVLNLVRNPTLAPAELHRLARTSNHYAPALTAPPTAWILALRYTDTNLYAPGRIAFDAKGNVWASNNWLPGTRNPTPYISVLDPTGRPILGSPIQGGGMKGGDWGAAIAPDGSVWMSSYGGNSVAQYSATGKPLSPPTGWKNGGLVHPQGIAVDQRGNVWIANNYGLETAPGEGNVVVYPHGDPSKAIKITGGGLNHPFAVQIDGFGRAWVSNAGLGGAQLVNTRLAPLIGKFGGSVTVIGPDFKPTATSPIESSSFKWPLGIAIDSKNNAWVNSYFSSAVTRITPNGTVAGVYKLPEKTLPWSVAVDGSDRVWVAGFLTPSVWTLCGTNTAACQPGSTTGTILSPSQGFRSKALQHLTAVQIDQSGNVWLANNWSNVVPPAGGTGLVELVGLATPVFTPLTPVPTRPSSGTPTACTHQTAAADPPTGKRTGTDPYIVQPGDTLSSIGRAHGESWSALYRRNKTLIGRDPNLITPGQRLTLH; encoded by the coding sequence GTGGCGAACGTCCCGGCCTCGTCCCCAAGTGCAGCGCCGGGCCCGTTGCACGGCACCGTCACGGGTGCGGGCAAGCCTCTTCAGGGTGTCCAGGTCACGCTTTTCGCCGGCTCTCGCTCAGGGGTCAGGGAACTGGGCCGCGCGAGGACCGACGCCACCGGAGCCTTCGAGATCCCCTACGCCCGGACCGCTGCCGGAGTGCTGTACGTGGAGGCCGCACCGGCCGATGCCCGCCGACTGCGACTGCGCTCCGTGGTGGCGGTCGGTGAGGGCGGCGCGGTTCCCGCACGGACGACGAGCCAGGTACGGGTCAACGAACTCGCCACCGTCGCAGCCACCTACGCCCTGGCCCAGTTCAGCGGTCAACACGGTATCGACGGGCCAAGTCCGGGGCTGCAGAACGCCGCTGCGACGGCGTTGGCCCTCGCCGACCCGGTCACCGGCAAGCCCGGCGGGGTGGTCACCGACGCCAACAACGGCAACACCAATGAAACCCTCGCCACTCTGAACACACTCGCCAACCTGGTCTCCCTCTGCGTGTCGGACACCACGCGGTGCGAGAGCCTGCTCCGGCTGGCGACACCGCCCGGCGGCGCGGCTCCCCGAGACACCGTGCAGGCGGTGCTGAACCTGGTCCGCAACCCCACACTGGCCCCGGCAGAGCTCCACCGTCTGGCGCGTACCTCGAACCACTACGCCCCGGCGCTCACCGCGCCTCCCACCGCCTGGATACTGGCGCTGCGCTACACCGACACCAACCTGTACGCCCCCGGTCGCATCGCCTTCGACGCGAAGGGCAACGTCTGGGCATCCAACAACTGGCTGCCCGGCACCCGAAACCCCACTCCGTACATCAGCGTGCTCGACCCGACGGGCCGCCCGATCCTGGGCAGTCCGATCCAAGGTGGCGGCATGAAGGGCGGTGACTGGGGTGCCGCCATCGCCCCGGACGGCTCCGTCTGGATGAGCAGCTACGGAGGCAACTCGGTCGCGCAATACTCGGCGACCGGCAAACCGCTCTCGCCTCCCACGGGGTGGAAGAACGGTGGGCTCGTCCACCCGCAGGGAATCGCCGTGGACCAGCGGGGCAATGTGTGGATCGCGAACAACTACGGCCTGGAGACCGCACCGGGCGAGGGCAACGTGGTCGTCTACCCGCACGGTGACCCGTCCAAGGCGATCAAGATCACTGGCGGCGGTCTCAACCACCCGTTCGCCGTCCAGATCGACGGATTCGGGCGGGCCTGGGTCAGCAACGCGGGCCTCGGCGGCGCCCAGTTGGTGAACACTCGCCTGGCGCCTCTCATCGGCAAGTTCGGCGGCAGCGTCACCGTGATCGGGCCTGACTTCAAGCCCACGGCGACCTCGCCCATCGAGAGCAGCTCGTTCAAATGGCCCCTGGGCATCGCCATCGACTCCAAGAACAACGCCTGGGTGAACAGCTACTTCAGCAGCGCGGTCACCCGAATCACGCCCAACGGGACCGTCGCGGGCGTGTACAAACTGCCCGAGAAGACTCTTCCCTGGTCGGTCGCCGTCGACGGATCCGATCGGGTGTGGGTCGCCGGCTTCCTCACCCCGAGCGTGTGGACGCTGTGCGGCACCAACACCGCTGCCTGTCAGCCCGGCAGTACCACCGGCACCATCCTGTCGCCCTCCCAGGGCTTCCGGAGCAAGGCACTCCAGCACCTCACCGCGGTGCAGATCGACCAGTCCGGCAATGTGTGGCTGGCCAACAACTGGTCGAATGTCGTCCCACCCGCCGGCGGCACAGGGCTGGTGGAACTCGTCGGACTCGCCACCCCGGTCTTCACACCCCTCACCCCCGTCCCGACGCGGCCCTCCTCGGGAACTCCCACCGCCTGCACCCACCAGACCGCGGCAGCAGATCCGCCCACCGGAAAGCGGACCGGCACCGATCCCTACATCGTGCAGCCCGGGGACACCCTCAGCAGCATCGGCCGTGCCCACGGCGAGTCCTGGTCGGCGCTGTACCGGAGGAACAAGACCCTCATCGGACGCGACCCGAACCTGATCACCCCGGGTCAGCGCCTCACTCTTCACTGA
- a CDS encoding SIR2 family NAD-dependent protein deacylase, translating into MPCDSGIPDYRGPNGLWRRDPEAEKLVTYEYYMGDPEIRRRSWQMRRKNRALAAEPNAAHRAVAELERAGVPVRVITQNVDGLHQLAGMPARKVLELHGSVRSVVCTRCHARGPMEDALARVEAGEDDPPCLDCGGILKSATVMFGERLDPAVLGEAVAITKACQVFIAVGTSLQVQPAAGLAGVAADHSARLIIINAEPSPYDDIADEVVRRPIGTALPKLLRLLGEAAS; encoded by the coding sequence ATGCCTTGCGATTCGGGGATCCCTGACTACCGCGGGCCGAACGGGCTGTGGCGGCGGGATCCCGAGGCCGAGAAGCTGGTGACGTACGAGTACTACATGGGCGACCCGGAGATCCGGCGGCGGTCCTGGCAGATGCGGCGGAAGAACCGCGCGCTTGCCGCCGAGCCGAACGCCGCGCACCGGGCCGTGGCCGAGCTGGAGCGGGCCGGGGTGCCGGTCAGGGTGATCACGCAGAACGTCGACGGACTGCACCAGCTCGCCGGGATGCCCGCCCGCAAAGTGCTGGAACTGCACGGCAGCGTGCGGAGTGTGGTGTGCACGCGGTGTCATGCACGCGGGCCCATGGAGGACGCCCTCGCCCGCGTCGAAGCCGGCGAGGACGATCCGCCGTGCCTGGACTGCGGCGGGATCCTCAAGTCGGCCACCGTGATGTTCGGCGAACGGCTCGACCCGGCGGTCCTCGGCGAGGCCGTAGCCATCACCAAGGCGTGCCAGGTGTTCATCGCGGTCGGCACCAGCCTCCAGGTACAACCGGCCGCAGGACTCGCGGGCGTGGCCGCCGACCACAGCGCACGGCTGATCATCATCAACGCCGAGCCGAGCCCCTACGACGACATCGCCGACGAAGTCGTACGCCGGCCGATCGGGACCGCACTCCCCAAGCTGCTGCGCCTGCTTGGGGAGGCCGCTTCCTAA
- a CDS encoding M14 family metallopeptidase, whose product MSALPALGAPTSQPVTPDRDSSTAQNGVALMRIVVPDKSGVDKLDAMGVDLAEYSKPVDNGIEVHAVLSPDETENLRDQGFDVQNPISDQGDYNANMRTRSQAVAIEAADAAEADTLTPLRAEWFTSLNDQRFLSVEVKSSATDAQTVLTASWNSGKGTEPGSGGTATMSRFTDAGQYMYHRFSAPLAITEAPTTVTVTSSRGGTITVPVTKWLGDPVKAPSPNYVSDFVDHYMDPTEVTDRVVGLAKEFPNISEIINLPYKTNGYRRQAQAQFGTGSGTALASTFYVTSKAYGSKGGNDLSITLKNPGANNAPLSVAVNGKEFVVNLATDASGAITSTAGQVVNAINANAAVSTLVTASLYRTSNGTGVVAAAPATPLTDGLKAPASVSREPFQMKAIRIGKHRDGSKTGVFLYCQEHAREWVTPITCVETAERLLRNYARDANTKKLVNDLDIFIIPTMNPDGAHYSMYDYNMQRKNMVNYCAADNSDPARRNSWGVDLNRNFSVGSGFDGYTGGSTSCTGETYSGPSKLSEPEARNEVWLANNFKNIKFAMNTHSYGGYFMWPPGAYKSAGREVLPRTDMGTENYFWNASTHILSAVQDWRGTGIQPGRTGPVVDVLYSAAGNSADEFWYNNGIIGWDFEVGTDLYDPATKKYNAVGFQPPFSEGHEEAMEFSNGQIGILDVARAYDKDHQQPTSKLAVTDASATSTTFTFTVDEPANIYYTLDGSRPTMNSPKLAAAGMREGAEKITVHKNTVVQWFSMDLAGNYERNYKPDGNGKNYNKQNVTVGRTN is encoded by the coding sequence ATGAGTGCCCTTCCGGCGCTCGGCGCCCCCACGAGCCAACCGGTCACACCCGACCGCGATTCCAGCACCGCCCAGAACGGTGTCGCACTGATGCGCATCGTCGTCCCCGATAAGTCGGGGGTGGACAAGCTCGACGCCATGGGTGTCGATTTGGCCGAATACAGTAAGCCGGTCGACAACGGCATCGAAGTGCACGCCGTCCTCAGCCCTGATGAGACCGAGAACCTGCGCGACCAGGGCTTCGACGTCCAGAACCCCATTTCGGACCAGGGCGATTACAACGCGAACATGCGCACCCGTTCGCAGGCGGTCGCGATCGAGGCCGCCGACGCGGCCGAGGCTGACACGCTCACGCCCCTGCGCGCCGAGTGGTTCACCAGCCTCAACGACCAGCGGTTCCTGTCGGTCGAGGTGAAGTCCAGCGCGACGGACGCCCAGACCGTCCTCACCGCCTCTTGGAACAGTGGCAAGGGCACCGAGCCCGGCTCCGGCGGGACGGCGACGATGTCCCGCTTCACCGACGCCGGCCAGTACATGTACCACCGGTTCAGCGCGCCGCTGGCGATCACCGAGGCCCCCACCACGGTCACCGTCACCAGCAGCCGCGGCGGCACGATCACCGTGCCGGTGACCAAGTGGCTGGGTGACCCGGTCAAGGCACCGAGCCCGAACTACGTATCGGACTTCGTCGACCACTACATGGACCCGACCGAGGTCACCGACCGGGTCGTCGGTCTCGCCAAGGAATTCCCGAACATCTCGGAGATCATCAATCTCCCGTACAAGACGAACGGCTACCGCCGCCAGGCGCAGGCGCAGTTCGGCACGGGTTCGGGGACCGCGCTGGCGAGCACGTTCTACGTGACCTCCAAGGCGTACGGCAGTAAGGGCGGCAACGACCTCAGCATCACGCTGAAGAACCCGGGAGCGAACAACGCTCCGCTGTCGGTCGCGGTCAACGGCAAGGAATTCGTGGTCAACCTGGCCACGGACGCCTCCGGCGCGATCACCAGCACCGCGGGCCAGGTCGTGAACGCCATCAACGCCAACGCGGCGGTGTCGACGCTGGTGACCGCCAGCCTCTACCGGACCAGCAATGGCACCGGTGTGGTGGCCGCGGCCCCGGCGACCCCGCTGACCGACGGCCTCAAGGCGCCGGCGAGCGTCTCGCGTGAGCCGTTCCAGATGAAGGCGATCCGGATCGGCAAGCACCGGGACGGCTCGAAGACCGGTGTGTTCCTCTACTGCCAGGAGCACGCGCGCGAGTGGGTGACCCCGATCACCTGCGTGGAGACCGCCGAACGGTTGCTGCGCAACTACGCGCGGGACGCGAACACCAAGAAGCTGGTGAACGACCTTGACATCTTCATCATCCCGACGATGAACCCCGACGGCGCCCACTACTCAATGTACGACTACAACATGCAGCGTAAGAACATGGTCAACTACTGTGCTGCGGACAACTCGGACCCGGCACGCCGCAACTCCTGGGGCGTCGACCTCAACCGCAACTTCTCCGTCGGCAGTGGCTTCGACGGCTACACCGGCGGCAGCACCAGCTGCACCGGCGAGACCTACTCAGGTCCGTCGAAGCTGTCGGAGCCGGAAGCGCGCAACGAGGTGTGGCTCGCGAACAACTTCAAGAACATCAAGTTCGCGATGAACACCCACTCCTACGGCGGCTACTTCATGTGGCCCCCGGGGGCGTACAAGTCCGCCGGCCGTGAGGTGCTGCCGCGGACGGACATGGGCACGGAGAACTACTTCTGGAACGCCTCCACCCACATCCTGTCCGCCGTCCAGGACTGGCGCGGCACCGGCATCCAGCCGGGACGCACCGGCCCCGTGGTCGACGTGCTGTACTCGGCGGCCGGGAACAGCGCCGACGAGTTCTGGTACAACAACGGCATCATCGGCTGGGACTTCGAAGTCGGCACGGACCTCTACGACCCGGCCACCAAGAAGTACAACGCGGTCGGCTTCCAGCCCCCGTTCAGCGAGGGCCACGAGGAGGCCATGGAGTTCTCCAACGGCCAGATCGGCATCCTCGATGTCGCCCGCGCCTACGACAAGGACCACCAGCAGCCCACGTCGAAGCTCGCGGTGACCGACGCGTCCGCCACCTCGACGACGTTCACCTTCACCGTGGACGAGCCGGCGAACATCTACTACACGCTCGACGGCAGCCGCCCGACGATGAACTCGCCGAAGCTCGCCGCCGCGGGCATGCGCGAGGGCGCCGAGAAGATCACAGTCCACAAGAACACCGTCGTCCAGTGGTTCTCCATGGACCTCGCGGGCAACTACGAGCGGAACTACAAGCCCGACGGCAACGGCAAGAACTACAACAAGCAGAACGTAACGGTCGGCCGCACGAACTAA
- a CDS encoding DinB family protein codes for MIDEFAKDNLHGRLRRDRKALLWKLDGLSEYDARRPLTATGTNLLGLVKHVASVEARYFGEVFDRPSPEPLPRWQDSDGSDLWATEDETRDQIIGFYRRTWEHSDATINELPLDAPGHVPWWPEPYADTNLFAVMVHVLGESIRHAGHADILREGLDGRTGLRAEHEKPIDEEARAAYCAKIEQAARSAAPIKA; via the coding sequence ATGATTGATGAATTCGCGAAAGACAACCTGCACGGGAGGCTGCGGCGGGACCGCAAGGCGCTGCTCTGGAAACTCGACGGCTTGTCCGAATACGACGCCCGCCGGCCTTTGACAGCGACCGGGACCAACCTCCTCGGCCTGGTCAAACACGTGGCCAGCGTCGAGGCCAGGTACTTCGGCGAGGTCTTCGACCGCCCTTCCCCGGAACCGCTGCCCCGGTGGCAGGACTCCGACGGCAGCGATCTGTGGGCGACCGAGGACGAGACCCGCGATCAGATCATCGGGTTCTACCGGCGCACGTGGGAGCACTCGGACGCGACGATCAACGAGCTTCCCCTGGACGCCCCCGGCCACGTGCCGTGGTGGCCGGAGCCTTATGCCGACACGAACCTGTTCGCCGTCATGGTCCATGTCCTCGGCGAGTCCATCCGGCATGCCGGGCACGCCGATATCCTGCGCGAGGGCCTCGACGGCCGGACCGGGTTGCGCGCCGAACACGAGAAGCCGATCGACGAGGAAGCCCGTGCCGCCTACTGCGCGAAGATCGAGCAGGCCGCCAGGTCGGCCGCACCAATCAAGGCTTAG